AGCCACTGCCTGAGTCAAGTAATTAGCAATTTatattttgctgttgttgttatttatcaGAACTTAACAGAATTTGTCTCCAGTCCTAAAGTTATATTTATGAACCAAGTCTTTTAAAACTGGTAACTTTGAtttggttgttgttgtttttgtgtttttgttcaaAGGCCTTTCCGTTTCATATcttatgtttgtatttttatacattttatttatcagaactttaatatattttgatgttcctctgttctgttgtgacaataaaagaaacaagtttctttttaaaatgcatttttttatcatattattttagttaaaactcataaataacaaataactaatgttagggaaatcttttaatgttttgttgcgcgtttctgaaataaaaaaaaaaaaaaaaaaaaaatcagccgatatatcggaatatcggatttaaaaccaacaaacatttgtatcggtatcggccttcataatcctttatcggtcgggctctaattgTAAACATGgtgtgttttgatcatcgctctgaatctgatctctatcaaaagtcctttacaaaaatgtgattatttttgctaaaaatttggcatttttgaagaaacctacccacaTTTGAGTGGTTATAAAaccaaatgaagataggattaaacttttttccattttggttgaaagcagagggtcggTTCTTTcgtttgatatatttgtatgtttatctatttatagaagaaaattccCTGCAAGGCATtctgtgaaaaatgctggtgggcaacggttataaaaaaaggctggcggagAATGAGTTAAAAGCGAGATAAAGCTTTTAGgttttaaaatactttattatttcACATAATAAAATTCACATACTTTTTAATCCCATTCTCTTTTCAATACCATGTTTGAGTGTAGGGTCAGGATCAGGACTCTTCTGGAGCTTCACATTAACCGCTGTGGATGCTGTCAGAGAGGAAATTGTCCAACTCTTCCTTTCTCTAGCAGATTGGGGCTTATCTGAACCTGCACCATCCTCCTCTTCATAGGAAACAACAGAGCTTCTGGTACGCCTCTTTTGTTTCTTTGTCAGTGGTTCAAGTTTTATTTCTTCAGATCTGGGTGTTTCATTCACCTCAGACCTCCTAATAGACAAACGCTCAGGCCTTGATTCAGGTGTCTCAGCGATAATTTCCTCACTCTTATTCTCAGGGCTCAAAGAATTAAACGGCATTTCTTTCATATCAATATTTTCATGTTTCCGCTTTCTACCACATAATTTTGTAGAGGATTTTTTGTCCTTCTTGTTGGGATTCTCCAGGTCAAAAGTGGGCAGGTTAACTGCTTCTGAGGTAGAACCAAATAAAATGACTCTCTGTTTGTGGGCATTGTTGGCTGGTGAGAAGAAGTCTTCAAACTCCTCACCATCATCTGGACTACAAACAGAGCCAGCTGAACACAACGCAGCAGAGCTCCATCGCTGACGTGCAACTTTAGAAACAGCCTTGGGAGTACCTAGCtcacttttttggaaaacatCTTCATTTTCTGTAAAACACCTGCCTGCTGGACTTTTTAGTGTAGACTTTTTAGTCTTGGTCTCCAAGTCTTTGGAATCCTCTGCCGTTTTGCCTCTGTTTGTTTTCTTGAAGCTTTCCGACAAGGAAGGTCTGGGTCTTTCAGGACTGCTGGATGACTGGGTTTCAGGTTGATGCGAGATGTTTTTGCTTTCAGAGCAGGTTTTATGAACGTAATTCTCTAAAGTGGTCTGCTtctttttttcagttttgttcACCAACGACCTTCTTGATCTTGAAGATAACGCTGGGACTTTAGGATTGGAAAAATTACACATGGCAGCTGTGTTCGGTTCAGGATGTGTCTGACTAAATAGTTTACTAGTTATTTTTGTTGCTGACTTCTTATTCCCTTTCTGGTTAGCACTTTCATCTTTATTCTTTGAGGAGTGCTGGTGAGATGTTGAAAAACAATCCAAAGGTTCTTCCTCTGCAAAATAAGGTTTGGTGGTTCAGCATTTTCAGTTTTATCTATCTGTAATATTATTCAATTGCCTAAAGAAGTAAACCCTAATTTTAGTGTTTCCTTACCGAGCTGCTGCAAGAAAGAGAGTGTTGGTGAGGCACCAACCGAAGGTCTCAAAGATGCATCAGATCCTGATCCACTGTCCTTCATCTGTGAGGCTGAGGcacaacaacaacatttttacagcagcaaaataaaagttaatttatacatactgtacttaataaacataacattttgatTTACTTAAGGCGGcataaacttaataaaaaatgtatttaatgagAAAATACCTGTGGGTGAGAGGTGTTCACGTTGAGCTCTCATCTCTTTCAGACGTTGAGCCATGCCGTCAGAGCGCTTTAAAGAGGGACTGTACACTATTCCACTCTCCTCATCAATAATGAATGGTGATGTATCAGaaactattaaaacaataacaacCCAAAATGCCTAAATAATCTCAGAAATTACTGAATGGAAATGTTCAAACAAACGTCTGCCCTCACCAACAGGGGATGAAGAGACGAGGCCCTCCATCATTTTATCCAGTTTCTTTTTCATCCGTCGATCATTCTCTGGAGTCTTTACTGGAATATCTCTTGGCTGCATGCAACGGTGctgcaaaaaacaaacaaaaagtagCTTCTTAATTTAAACCATAGCTTAGTTATTTGGTGAATCATAACAtgtttatattaattttaaggTGTTTATATGTATTGTATATTCTTACTGTTCTTTtgtttaaaagataatgtttggATTCTTCATTCTGTGCAGGGAAAAGATCTTCATCAGCATGTTCACCACTTTCTTTGCAACTGCAAATGCATCAAGAAAGGAAACAAATCATGTTTgtgaaaaacaataaaattgaGCAGAGGGGCAAAATACTTaaagatgtcaccctcttttttgccttgcgcgatgttaccagagcgagaggtgagcctgtcattcattcattcagtgcttaaaatgggtttaaggtgcttcatcgacgttgatgccacattcacataaaaagtcagaggtatggaagcattttagattttgcaagcaagacgacgacgagagtgttgtggcttttaatttctttttattaattacccacttgtaaactgccgtttactgttcttttttattaatatagtatttgtattaaatctatattcaatgagttgaatcgagtataaaaaccaaCCCGAGAAACGGAATCGAAAATtaaatcgatttgatagcttgcgaatcgaaatcgaatcgatctgtaacatctgaatcgatacccagccctactacATTTCATATAAAGTTTCATGTAGtacttaattacattaaaaatctaGTACTTAATTACTTTTATGGAGCAGTTTCCTTGACAGGGTTTatactagtcccagactaaaatgcatgtttgatctgccttaatttaaaaacatcatgcactgacatattttaacatatatcagtgccattgttttgtctcaagatgcacaccagtgcACAAACCacaatgtttttgtaaggtttgtttgtaaaaactacttaaatgtcctaatataaccaaGGTCTagagtcctggattaatctaaaacttgtctgagaaaccacccctaaaagtTCTACTTGagaattaattaaaaaagtaaaagtatattttaatatacttcaataaaggttaaaaaatttgtatttatgaaatgtagtggagtaaaaagtaaaatattatgCATCAGAATGTAGAGAAGTAAAAAtgtgtccaaaaaaaaaaaaaccctgatAAAATACAATAGTGTAGAGTAGtgagtaaaaatactttactaCTTTATACCTCTGACATTGAAAGCTAGAGACATCTAAAGGCCATCTAAAGAAATGCACCAAAAAAATTTATATAATGCTTTTTTGGGCAAGTAATCCCAAATCGCCACCAACATATGCTGTCACTAAACCTCAAAGTTTTAGGAAACAGTGACATTAAAAGAGAACACTGATATATAACATGTAAAACATCATCAACAGCATCATCTTTTGTTTTCAATGAAAGATGATTCACTTATTTTTTAggggaactatccctttgaATGGAAATGCTGGTAAAAGTATAAATGGTAAACCTTGTCATGTGGAAACTGTTGCAAGAATGTATTTGCCTCTACTAAGGCATAATTCAATGTAGGAATAAAGTTTACATAAAttgtctaaaaaaaaaaaaaacagaagcaTTGACACTCGTCAAATCTACATCTCAAAAAACTTCTCATCTACCTTAAAGGTGCCTGGAAGGGAATTTATACTTTTTATAATCAGATCAATTGCAAATAGCTGTTAATTAATATGTATTAGCTTGCATTTCAAACAAAACTACTGGAATATAGTCATCTATTGAAATCTCTCAAAAACTATTGGGATATCTCCCAGAAAAACTGTGATATACTCTttatttaaccctttaactggcgtAGCCCTTTTTAAGTGGGGGGTTGGTGAAAAGGcgatatacacctttaaattaatataactctggcactattttttttattgtttagaagcctaattttggtaattttttgttttaacgaAGACACTTCAAAGGTTTTGagggaagtgtctggaggtgaaaatattcattttttttaaaagcagtttacatttatttgtaataaataaaaatgcaatatagtattatttttaatacataaaattgttaaaaaactg
This Misgurnus anguillicaudatus chromosome 11, ASM2758022v2, whole genome shotgun sequence DNA region includes the following protein-coding sequences:
- the mcph1 gene encoding microcephalin isoform X1, with amino-acid sequence MTGQNLSSPVLQGVVAYVDVWSASRMEDYSHPFIQQLLDMGAKVSKTLNKQVTHVIFKHGRPSTWKKAQKMGARTVSVHWVASCKESGEHADEDLFPAQNEESKHYLLNKRTHRCMQPRDIPVKTPENDRRMKKKLDKMMEGLVSSSPVVSDTSPFIIDEESGIVYSPSLKRSDGMAQRLKEMRAQREHLSPTASQMKDSGSGSDASLRPSVGASPTLSFLQQLEEEPLDCFSTSHQHSSKNKDESANQKGNKKSATKITSKLFSQTHPEPNTAAMCNFSNPKVPALSSRSRRSLVNKTEKKKQTTLENYVHKTCSESKNISHQPETQSSSSPERPRPSLSESFKKTNRGKTAEDSKDLETKTKKSTLKSPAGRCFTENEDVFQKSELGTPKAVSKVARQRWSSAALCSAGSVCSPDDGEEFEDFFSPANNAHKQRVILFGSTSEAVNLPTFDLENPNKKDKKSSTKLCGRKRKHENIDMKEMPFNSLSPENKSEEIIAETPESRPERLSIRRSEVNETPRSEEIKLEPLTKKQKRRTRSSVVSYEEEDGAGSDKPQSARERKSWTISSLTASTAVNVKLQKSPDPDPTLKHGIEKRMGLKIVGKENKSTADGLNKRTSEMCSKQGIMKKDKYIKKNRSLVMTSMPTEKQEVVFQLIRSLGGFAVVDEVCESTTHVVSGSPRRTLNILLGIARGCWILSFEWILWCLEHRQWVPEEPYELSDHFPAAPICRLQQHLSAGEHQQDLFQDQPPMFVSPYSQPPCSSLSELIQLCGGTVCRSVRQAGICIGDYKGKKPEESHSLSEQWVLDCVTHLALLPYKNYVLE
- the mcph1 gene encoding microcephalin isoform X2 yields the protein MTGQNLSSPVLQGVVAYVDVWSASRMEDYSHPFIQQLLDMGAKVSKTLNKQVTHVIFKHGRPSTWKKAQKMGARTVSVHWVASCKESGEHADEDLFPAQNEESKHYLLNKRTHRCMQPRDIPVKTPENDRRMKKKLDKMMEGLVSSSPVVSDTSPFIIDEESGIVYSPSLKRSDGMAQRLKEMRAQREHLSPTASQMKDSGSGSDASLRPSVGASPTLSFLQQLEEEPLDCFSTSHQHSSKNKDESANQKGNKKSATKITSKLFSQTHPEPNTAAMCNFSNPKVPALSSRSRRSLVNKTEKKKQTTLENYVHKTCSESKNISHQPETQSSSSPERPRPSLSESFKKTNRGKTAEDSKDLETKTKKSTLKSPAGRCFTENEDVFQKSELGTPKAVSKVARQRWSSAALCSAGSVCSPDDGEEFEDFFSPANNAHKQRVILFGSTSEAVNLPTFDLENPNKKDKKSSTKLCGRKRKHENIDMKEMPFNSLSPENKSEEIIAETPESRPERLSIRRSEVNETPRSEEIKLEPLTKKQKRRTRSSVVSYEEEDGAGSDKPQSARERKSWTISSLTASTAVNVKLQKSPDPDPTLKHVVGKENKSTADGLNKRTSEMCSKQGIMKKDKYIKKNRSLVMTSMPTEKQEVVFQLIRSLGGFAVVDEVCESTTHVVSGSPRRTLNILLGIARGCWILSFEWILWCLEHRQWVPEEPYELSDHFPAAPICRLQQHLSAGEHQQDLFQDQPPMFVSPYSQPPCSSLSELIQLCGGTVCRSVRQAGICIGDYKGKKPEESHSLSEQWVLDCVTHLALLPYKNYVLE